From the genome of Oncorhynchus clarkii lewisi isolate Uvic-CL-2024 chromosome 11, UVic_Ocla_1.0, whole genome shotgun sequence, one region includes:
- the LOC139420517 gene encoding myelin-associated glycoprotein-like: MPDRLDVLTGSCVQIPCSFDIPDQHKDTFNSTILPSGVWIKGNPYLGGRPDSVIFNSSETVNRYQGKITGNMSQKNCTTVFFNVTTSYSDIYFFRIESQPFRATDPEKYVYIDVSDLPSSPIITVSGEVKEGTPVSLNCSAVAPCPEHPPELTWTLPTQFKTENQQQENSDQTKSVLSTVTFTPSYLHHEKNITCTAVYPVGTSNKTAEHNMMLNVSFSPKDTSASISPADSVSVGSCVNLTCSSTANPPVTNFTWFQISEGKTTQVASGQSYTLNVTAGDGGLYYCEGRNSHGCGKSNEVQLAIKGKMGT; the protein is encoded by the exons ATGCCAGATAGACTGGATGTACTGACGGGCTCCTGTGTGCAAATCCCATGTTCATTTGATATTCCTGACCAACATAAGGATACATTTAACAGCACAATACTACCCTCTGGAGTGTGGATTAAAGGAAACCCATACTTAGGTGGGCGTCCGGAcagtgtgatatttaacagtagtgaGACGGTCAACAGATATCAAGGGAAGATAACTGGAAACATGTCCCAGAAGAACTGCACCACAGTCTTCTTCAATGTAACCACCAGTTACTCTGATATATACTTCTTCAGGATTGAGAGTCAACCATTCCGTGCAACAGATCCTGAAAAGTATGTTTATATAGATGTCAGTG ATTTGCCTTCCAGTCCCATCATTACTGTCTCAGGTGAGGTGAAGGAAGGGACCCCTGTCAGCTTGAACTGCTCTGCTGTCGCTCCCTGTCCCGAACACccccctgagctgacatggaCTCTCCCAACACAGTTCAAGACTGAGAACCAACAGCAGGAGAATTCAGACCAAACCAAATCAGTTCTCTCCACGGTGACCTTCACTCCGTCATATCTTCATCATGAGAAGAACATCACTTGTACTGCAGTCTACCCAGTAGGAACAAGCAACAAGACAGCTGAACATAACATGATGCTTAACGTTTCAT tctctcctaaGGACACATCAGCCTCCATCAGTCCAGCTGATTCAGTATCAGTGGGCAGCTGTGTTAATCTGACCTGCAGCAGTACAGCCAACCCTCCTGTGACAAACTTCACCTGGTTCCAGATCAGTGAGGGTAAAACAACACAGGTTGCATCTGGACAGAGTTACACCCTCAATGTGACTGCTGGTGATGGAGGACTATACTACTGTGAAGGAAGAAATAGTCACGGCTGTGGGAAGTCGAATGAAGTGCAGCTGGCTATAAAAGGTAAAATGGGCACGTAG